The following coding sequences are from one Caminibacter pacificus window:
- a CDS encoding EAL domain-containing protein: MSFEKIIEKTKQLKVLFVEDNEEARNTIGNLLKRFFINLKTATNGEEGLQKFKSEKFDLVITDINMPKMNGLDMLREIKKIDDNVYTIVVTAYNETEYFLDAIKIGVDGFILKPIDLEQIISVLEKIIKDYVNKTNAKKYYSLLKQYQDIVDKSSLVCKIDKNHKITYANQALLNILGYEFVEIQNKNFESIFFGNVNFESLKEHVIFNGILKVFTKRDEIKYLNAIIKPFYENDELKEYIMLAYDIDDMMKPRRLLLDYINTHQNPLVAEIYIENFENLRSLFGEEFTERLEKKFEEILKSSMPKCFKKIFYLDNGEFAIAGELENYDFGKVIKELREYQKNINNSTINIQGLEYDISILISVAIGKDAYENARLGIRKILKDHRSFIIATNLKEQMKKVSKQNLEVLHLIKEALDKKLFMCVYQPIINNKTKKIEKYETLVRIHKDGNYIVPAVFLDIAKKGSFYSRITYEVLNISFEKLKKLKELSINISEIDIEKASTRNYIYKLLQENPDIASRVTFELLEDANSRSSQELEEFIKKIKSLGVKIAIDDFGTGYSNFIRLKKYQPDFLKIDGTLIRDLPNDSFSQSIVKAIVDFANSNNIKTIAEFVETEEIFQKVCELGIDYSQGYYFSKPVLI; the protein is encoded by the coding sequence ATGAGTTTTGAGAAAATAATCGAAAAAACGAAACAGTTAAAAGTACTTTTCGTAGAAGATAACGAAGAGGCTCGAAATACGATAGGGAACTTGTTAAAAAGATTTTTTATAAACCTGAAAACGGCGACAAACGGAGAAGAAGGACTTCAAAAATTTAAAAGTGAAAAATTCGATTTGGTTATTACTGATATTAATATGCCTAAAATGAACGGGCTTGATATGTTAAGAGAGATAAAAAAAATTGACGATAACGTTTATACAATCGTCGTAACGGCTTATAACGAAACCGAATATTTTTTAGATGCAATAAAAATCGGAGTTGACGGCTTTATTTTGAAACCTATTGATTTAGAGCAGATTATTTCCGTTCTTGAAAAAATTATAAAAGATTATGTTAATAAAACAAATGCAAAAAAATATTATTCGTTATTAAAGCAGTATCAGGATATAGTCGATAAATCTTCACTTGTTTGTAAAATAGACAAAAATCACAAAATCACTTATGCTAATCAAGCTCTTTTAAATATTTTGGGATATGAGTTCGTAGAAATTCAAAATAAAAATTTTGAAAGTATATTTTTTGGAAATGTTAATTTTGAATCGTTAAAAGAACATGTGATTTTTAACGGAATTTTAAAAGTATTTACGAAAAGAGATGAAATAAAATATCTAAATGCGATTATTAAACCTTTTTATGAAAATGACGAGCTAAAAGAGTATATTATGCTCGCATATGATATTGACGATATGATGAAACCAAGAAGACTTTTGCTCGATTATATAAATACTCATCAAAATCCTTTAGTGGCTGAAATTTATATTGAAAATTTTGAAAATTTAAGAAGCCTTTTTGGTGAGGAATTCACCGAAAGACTTGAGAAAAAATTCGAAGAAATATTAAAAAGTAGTATGCCGAAATGTTTTAAAAAAATTTTTTACTTAGATAACGGAGAGTTTGCAATAGCAGGTGAACTTGAAAATTACGATTTTGGGAAAGTTATTAAAGAATTAAGAGAATATCAAAAAAATATTAATAACTCTACTATTAATATTCAAGGGTTGGAGTATGATATATCTATTTTGATTAGTGTCGCTATTGGAAAAGACGCTTATGAAAACGCGCGTCTTGGAATAAGAAAAATATTGAAAGATCATCGTAGTTTTATAATCGCAACAAATCTAAAAGAACAAATGAAAAAAGTCTCAAAACAAAATCTTGAGGTTTTGCATTTGATAAAAGAGGCACTTGATAAAAAACTTTTTATGTGCGTATATCAACCGATAATCAATAATAAAACTAAAAAAATAGAAAAATACGAAACGCTTGTGAGAATCCATAAAGACGGAAACTATATAGTCCCGGCGGTATTTTTGGATATTGCAAAAAAAGGAAGTTTTTATTCAAGAATTACGTATGAAGTTTTGAATATAAGCTTTGAAAAACTAAAAAAATTAAAAGAGCTAAGTATAAATATTTCGGAGATAGATATAGAAAAAGCGTCTACAAGAAATTATATTTATAAATTACTTCAGGAAAATCCTGATATCGCAAGCAGAGTGACTTTCGAGTTATTAGAAGATGCGAATTCAAGAAGTTCTCAAGAACTTGAAGAATTTATTAAAAAAATAAAATCATTAGGCGTTAAAATCGCTATTGACGATTTCGGTACCGGATATTCGAATTTTATCAGGCTCAAAAAATATCAACCCGATTTTCTAAAAATTGACGGAACACTTATTAGGGATTTACCAAACGATAGTTTTTCTCAAAGTATCGTAAAAGCTATTGTGGATTTTGCAAATTCAAACAATATAAAAACGATTGCGGAATTTGTAGAAACGGAGGAGATTTTTCAAAAAGTATGTGAGCTTGGAATTGATTATTCGCAAGGGTATTATTTTTCAAAACCGGTTTTAATTTAA
- a CDS encoding sensor histidine kinase, whose protein sequence is MNSKQSKSVFFLVFLIIVMFLFSMVIWITFKNVEKRISEDTFDFLLKEVKSFSRNIERYILLKYGNIKVVLEKQPKLRSELDLYLSTYITSDFKNVFLTYYDGKFFRVIGDGSLNPKDRFDFNERFEPTRKDLWLKAIKTKKPIYYKQDIKGVWTTYVYPVLDNDSKVSYLIVIDFSTEPLSYIDSNLIILKKSLFLFISVLLLSVVILSIFLFYDISRQKKMQKLLDRLKELNKTLESRVKEEVEKSREKDRQLIMQSRLALMGELLSMIAHQWRQPLNVIGGVVADMEMDMMLNENNPQKTKRNLETIKKMIKHLSSTIDDFRKFYRKDNEKREVDFDEILQEVLNIASSSLKNKNIKIKNHLKCKQKIKTYPNELKQVLLNLIKNAEDILIERKVDNPKIVIEIFENDDKCIIEVKDNGGGVDEKYKDKIFEPYFTTKNEKNGTGLGLYMSKNIVEQRLGGEILQYNDEEGAVFRIVLSKDAK, encoded by the coding sequence ATGAATTCAAAACAGTCAAAAAGCGTTTTTTTCTTAGTGTTTTTGATTATTGTAATGTTTTTGTTTAGTATGGTAATATGGATTACTTTTAAAAATGTAGAAAAACGTATATCGGAAGATACATTTGATTTCTTATTAAAAGAAGTAAAGAGTTTTTCAAGAAACATTGAAAGATATATTTTGCTAAAATATGGAAATATAAAAGTAGTATTGGAAAAACAACCGAAATTAAGAAGCGAGTTAGATTTGTATTTGAGTACATATATTACAAGCGATTTTAAAAACGTATTTTTAACTTATTATGACGGTAAATTTTTTAGAGTTATTGGAGATGGGAGCCTTAATCCTAAAGATAGGTTTGATTTTAATGAAAGATTTGAACCGACTAGAAAAGATTTGTGGTTAAAAGCGATAAAAACGAAAAAACCTATCTATTATAAACAAGATATCAAAGGTGTTTGGACTACTTATGTATATCCTGTATTGGATAATGATTCTAAAGTCAGTTATTTAATCGTAATAGATTTCTCTACGGAACCTCTTTCTTATATCGATAGTAATTTGATAATTTTGAAAAAATCTTTGTTTTTATTTATTTCAGTGTTGTTGCTTTCTGTAGTAATACTTTCTATTTTCTTATTTTATGATATCTCACGTCAGAAAAAAATGCAAAAACTTTTGGATAGATTGAAAGAACTGAACAAAACATTGGAGAGCAGAGTAAAAGAAGAGGTCGAAAAAAGTAGAGAAAAAGACAGACAGCTCATTATGCAATCTCGTCTTGCTTTAATGGGTGAACTTCTTAGTATGATTGCTCATCAATGGAGACAGCCGTTAAACGTAATCGGTGGGGTTGTAGCGGATATGGAAATGGATATGATGCTAAACGAAAATAATCCTCAAAAAACTAAAAGAAATCTTGAAACTATAAAAAAAATGATAAAACATTTGAGTTCCACTATAGATGATTTTAGAAAATTTTATAGAAAAGATAATGAAAAAAGAGAAGTGGATTTTGATGAAATATTGCAAGAAGTTTTAAACATAGCTTCTTCTTCTCTAAAAAATAAAAATATAAAAATTAAAAATCATTTAAAATGTAAACAAAAGATAAAAACTTATCCTAATGAATTAAAACAAGTACTTTTAAATCTTATAAAAAATGCCGAGGATATATTGATTGAGAGAAAAGTTGATAATCCAAAAATCGTTATAGAAATTTTTGAAAATGACGATAAATGTATAATTGAGGTAAAAGATAACGGAGGAGGGGTTGATGAAAAATATAAAGATAAAATTTTCGAGCCTTACTTTACGACTAAAAATGAAAAAAACGGTACCGGATTAGGGTTGTATATGAGTAAAAATATTGTGGAGCAGAGGTTAGGAGGAGAAATTTTGCAATATAATGATGAAGAGGGAGCGGTATTTAGGATCGTTTTGAGTAAGGATGCAAAATGA
- a CDS encoding TonB-dependent receptor: MRLLSFLLFFSILFAGDLNMLLNKIEKSEDLSKKTMQESAGISYVITRYQLDMMQAKYLSDVLKHTIIGYGENRYGITDPWNSYFIPYNTVGVRIFLDNQELTTAKYDNALFLYSKIDLSFIDHIEIYYMSPTYELSPEPAYIIIKLYSKDAKRDEGTRIATSYGTFKSNSQVVDFANSGKYNVYTHFSRDYIGHKTIPYKDTLLNRDSLTYHYLLSVYNEKTRYLLSTIFYKQHSFLGLSVDGNIKKSLVWTKYLHFGIDHKFNDNFTFKYSLDYTNDKSVFAESPTPVFYSLQFNIPLYDVLIKGIGKVHTTEFVYKKTTSKNKFVTGVSARFKRMDYPTIKLNSYYFDYEGVKRQDIYTAFMENNYQYLKNAILTLGAAYSIYESDNINDRKLKQYKIGNTYLLDKNDVFKLFFYHYEFGIPPYLISTLLGDSRNIEPQKTNVFIFKYKRQLNSSSNIEGIYMYAKHSNYLLFTKEGLQSIPEPMKLKIFNVRYHKNYNIINDFVIDASDMILEDAPIKKIIRIIFLNTHRIKKFDLFESLVFRYSKFGDSSKRGYDLNGGVKYNVNDNFSISLKAQNILNKRYENGYLTIDMNTQERDVITTPLLERSITLSVEYMF, translated from the coding sequence ATGAGATTACTTTCTTTTCTCCTCTTCTTTTCTATTTTATTTGCAGGTGATTTGAATATGCTTTTAAATAAAATAGAAAAGAGTGAAGATTTATCCAAAAAAACTATGCAAGAAAGTGCGGGGATTTCTTATGTAATTACGAGATATCAGCTTGATATGATGCAAGCAAAATATCTTTCTGACGTATTAAAACATACGATTATCGGATATGGAGAAAACAGATATGGAATAACCGACCCGTGGAATTCGTATTTTATTCCCTATAATACCGTAGGTGTAAGAATTTTTCTTGATAATCAAGAACTAACAACCGCAAAATACGATAATGCTTTGTTTTTATATTCGAAAATTGATTTGAGTTTTATAGATCATATCGAAATTTATTATATGTCTCCGACGTATGAATTAAGTCCGGAACCTGCGTATATTATTATTAAACTTTATTCTAAAGACGCGAAAAGAGATGAAGGTACTAGAATTGCTACGAGTTACGGTACGTTTAAAAGTAATTCCCAGGTAGTGGATTTTGCTAACTCAGGAAAGTATAACGTTTATACTCATTTTTCCAGAGATTATATCGGACATAAAACGATTCCTTATAAAGATACGCTTTTAAATAGAGATTCTCTTACTTATCATTATCTTTTGTCTGTTTATAATGAAAAAACCAGATATCTTTTAAGTACGATTTTTTATAAACAGCACTCTTTTTTAGGATTGAGTGTAGACGGAAATATTAAGAAGTCGTTGGTTTGGACTAAATATTTACATTTTGGTATAGATCATAAATTTAACGATAACTTTACTTTCAAATACTCTTTGGATTATACAAACGATAAATCTGTTTTTGCCGAAAGTCCTACCCCGGTTTTTTATTCTTTACAATTTAATATTCCTTTGTATGACGTATTAATCAAAGGAATAGGTAAAGTTCATACTACGGAATTCGTATATAAAAAAACAACTTCGAAAAATAAATTCGTAACCGGTGTTAGTGCTAGATTTAAAAGAATGGATTATCCTACCATAAAATTAAATTCTTATTATTTCGATTACGAAGGAGTTAAAAGACAGGATATTTATACTGCATTTATGGAAAATAATTATCAATATTTGAAAAATGCCATTTTAACGTTAGGAGCAGCGTATTCGATTTATGAATCTGACAATATTAACGATAGGAAGTTAAAACAATACAAAATAGGAAATACGTATCTTTTAGATAAAAATGACGTTTTTAAGCTGTTTTTCTATCATTATGAATTCGGTATTCCTCCATATCTTATTTCTACTCTTTTAGGTGATAGTAGAAATATTGAACCGCAAAAAACTAACGTTTTTATTTTTAAATATAAAAGACAATTAAATTCAAGCAGTAATATAGAAGGTATTTATATGTATGCTAAACATAGTAATTATCTTTTATTTACGAAAGAAGGATTACAAAGTATTCCGGAACCTATGAAACTTAAAATTTTTAATGTTAGATATCACAAAAATTACAATATTATTAACGATTTTGTAATTGATGCAAGCGATATGATTTTGGAAGACGCTCCTATTAAGAAAATTATAAGAATAATTTTTTTAAACACACATAGAATAAAAAAATTCGATTTATTTGAAAGTTTGGTGTTTAGATATTCAAAATTCGGTGATTCTTCGAAAAGAGGTTACGACTTAAACGGTGGAGTTAAATATAACGTTAACGATAACTTTTCTATCTCTTTAAAAGCTCAAAATATTCTTAATAAACGCTATGAAAACGGTTATTTAACTATAGATATGAATACACAAGAAAGAGATGTAATAACTACGCCTTTGCTTGAGAGAAGCATAACTTTATCAGTGGAGTATATGTTTTGA
- a CDS encoding YbhB/YbcL family Raf kinase inhibitor-like protein → MKKLLLLIGGVVMSMAFTLYSPDFKEKISLKHVYPACGGENISPTLIWKDAPKETKSFAITMFDPDAPTGHGWWHWVVINIPTNVTEFPENAGSPVSEYFDLGYQTINDYGEIGYGGPCPPPGPPHRYIITVYALNVAGFKVKRETNPQIIAKAIEQHAIAKASIMGLYARGWR, encoded by the coding sequence ATGAAAAAGTTGCTATTATTGATTGGAGGGGTAGTTATGAGTATGGCATTTACTTTATATTCTCCTGATTTTAAGGAGAAAATTTCACTTAAACACGTGTATCCGGCGTGCGGTGGAGAAAATATATCACCTACGCTTATATGGAAAGATGCTCCTAAGGAGACTAAATCATTTGCAATAACGATGTTTGACCCTGATGCGCCGACAGGTCACGGATGGTGGCATTGGGTTGTTATAAATATACCGACTAACGTGACCGAATTCCCCGAAAATGCCGGAAGTCCGGTTAGCGAATATTTTGATTTGGGATATCAGACTATAAACGACTACGGAGAGATTGGATACGGTGGTCCTTGTCCGCCTCCGGGGCCTCCACATAGATACATTATAACCGTATATGCTTTAAATGTTGCAGGTTTTAAAGTCAAAAGAGAAACCAATCCTCAAATAATCGCAAAAGCTATAGAGCAACATGCAATAGCAAAAGCTTCGATTATGGGATTATATGCGAGAGGATGGCGATGA
- the glyS gene encoding glycine--tRNA ligase subunit beta, whose translation MLKPLLIEIGVEELPAIPLLKELPNIEKKWLAILEEYNLKTNFSFYYTPRRLVLWHREFPTKQPDETKEIWGAPKAIVEKNPKALEGFAKKVGIDPKDVEYKTKGNQEFLYYKTEIKGKEAKELLPEMITKWLKSLSFGKTMKWGTCQEEFIRPIRWIVCMMEDEAITFNSFCVTSSNFTMPHRVFKEPIYLDFVGNYFCQLDKKGVILYQDERKNKILKEIENIEKQNGVKVEIDEDLLAEIVAITEYPTALLGKFDEEFLELPPEVIITSMKEHQRYFPVYKDGKLTNAFIVVSNAYTDDFSKIIKGNEKVLRARLSDALFFWHNDLKNGLSIEGLKDIVYMDELGSVYDKVKREEKVAEFLAKEFNIDQNAVNQAVNLAKADLLTEMVYEFTELQGIMGYYYALKAGIDEKIAMAIKEQYTDTASNEISAILNIARNLDTLMSLFSIGKIPKGNKDPFGLRRAANHIIKIAIENNIPLDIKKAIQNLKQNYKNFDTNALIEFIFERLYKFYNVNPSVIRAVLATGESNLLEIDKKIKLLNEVVESEDFKELATTFKRVANIVKDFDLNTIKVDESLFEKDEEKELYNEFLKVKNIKNLEEKLDFLISLKPLIDKFFDNVMVNVEDEKIRHNRKSLIASIYKEFLDIADIKEITI comes from the coding sequence ATGTTAAAGCCTTTGTTGATTGAAATCGGAGTTGAAGAATTACCGGCAATTCCATTATTAAAAGAACTGCCTAATATAGAAAAAAAATGGCTCGCTATTTTAGAAGAATATAATTTAAAAACAAATTTTTCGTTTTATTACACACCAAGAAGACTCGTTCTTTGGCACAGAGAATTTCCTACAAAACAGCCTGATGAAACAAAAGAAATTTGGGGAGCTCCAAAAGCTATAGTAGAAAAAAACCCTAAAGCTTTAGAAGGTTTTGCAAAAAAAGTCGGAATAGACCCGAAAGATGTGGAATACAAAACAAAAGGAAATCAAGAGTTTTTATATTACAAAACAGAAATAAAAGGAAAAGAAGCAAAAGAACTGCTCCCGGAAATGATTACGAAATGGCTAAAAAGCTTAAGTTTCGGGAAAACTATGAAATGGGGAACTTGTCAAGAAGAGTTTATCCGTCCTATTCGCTGGATTGTTTGTATGATGGAAGACGAGGCTATTACTTTTAATTCTTTTTGCGTAACTTCAAGCAACTTTACAATGCCGCATAGAGTTTTTAAAGAGCCTATTTATCTTGATTTTGTCGGGAATTATTTCTGTCAGCTTGATAAAAAAGGTGTAATTTTATATCAAGACGAAAGAAAAAATAAAATACTAAAAGAGATAGAAAATATAGAAAAACAAAACGGCGTTAAAGTTGAAATTGATGAAGATTTGCTCGCCGAAATCGTAGCGATTACAGAATATCCTACCGCACTTCTTGGAAAATTCGACGAAGAGTTTTTAGAACTGCCTCCGGAAGTTATTATTACAAGTATGAAAGAACACCAAAGATACTTCCCGGTTTATAAAGACGGAAAACTCACAAACGCTTTTATCGTAGTTAGCAACGCTTATACGGATGATTTTTCAAAAATCATTAAAGGAAACGAAAAAGTACTTAGAGCAAGACTTAGTGACGCTCTTTTCTTCTGGCACAATGACCTTAAAAACGGCTTAAGTATAGAGGGACTAAAAGATATCGTTTATATGGACGAACTCGGCAGCGTATATGATAAAGTAAAAAGAGAAGAAAAAGTAGCCGAGTTTCTTGCAAAAGAGTTTAATATAGACCAAAATGCCGTAAATCAGGCTGTAAATCTCGCAAAAGCCGACCTATTAACGGAAATGGTTTATGAATTTACGGAACTTCAAGGTATTATGGGATATTATTACGCACTAAAAGCAGGAATTGACGAAAAAATAGCCATGGCTATAAAAGAGCAATATACCGACACCGCTTCAAATGAAATTTCGGCAATCTTAAATATCGCAAGAAATCTTGATACTTTAATGTCGTTATTTAGTATCGGTAAAATCCCAAAAGGTAACAAAGACCCGTTCGGACTCAGACGTGCCGCAAATCATATAATTAAAATTGCAATTGAAAATAATATTCCTCTTGATATTAAAAAAGCTATTCAAAACTTAAAACAAAACTACAAAAATTTCGATACGAACGCTCTTATCGAATTTATTTTTGAAAGACTTTACAAATTCTACAACGTAAACCCGTCGGTAATTAGAGCGGTACTTGCTACGGGTGAGAGTAACTTACTTGAAATCGATAAAAAAATAAAACTTCTAAACGAAGTAGTTGAGAGTGAAGATTTTAAAGAACTTGCAACAACATTTAAAAGGGTAGCCAACATCGTAAAAGATTTTGATTTGAATACGATAAAAGTGGATGAAAGTCTTTTTGAAAAAGATGAAGAAAAAGAGCTTTATAATGAGTTTTTAAAAGTAAAAAATATAAAAAATTTAGAAGAAAAACTCGACTTTTTAATCTCTCTTAAACCTTTAATTGATAAATTTTTCGATAACGTAATGGTAAATGTAGAAGACGAAAAAATCAGACACAACAGAAAAAGTCTCATCGCTTCCATTTACAAAGAATTCTTAGACATCGCCGACATTAAAGAGATAACTATTTAG
- the thiS gene encoding sulfur carrier protein ThiS has translation MKIIINGHEKEISKGTTIKKLLEDLKVLDKTMAVAVNMKIVKKDDWDKYELKENDKVEALNFVGGG, from the coding sequence ATGAAAATAATAATCAACGGACACGAAAAAGAGATTTCAAAAGGTACTACGATAAAAAAACTTTTAGAAGATTTGAAAGTTTTGGATAAAACTATGGCGGTTGCCGTAAATATGAAAATCGTAAAAAAAGACGACTGGGACAAATACGAATTAAAAGAAAACGATAAAGTCGAAGCTTTAAATTTCGTAGGAGGAGGATAA
- a CDS encoding FKBP-type peptidyl-prolyl cis-trans isomerase, translating into MATVYGIEYTVKNSKGEVVDSNVGQAPLEFVAGKGQIIPGLEKEVEKMEVGEEKTVTVPAAEAYGEYREDMIQTLPRDQFEGIELEKGMTLYGQTPDGQMVAVTVKDFNDKEVTIDYNHPLAGEDLTFDVKVVTKREATPEETLTGQVGAQAQGGHCGSGNCGCGH; encoded by the coding sequence ATGGCAACTGTATATGGAATTGAATACACAGTAAAAAACTCAAAAGGAGAAGTTGTAGATAGCAACGTAGGACAAGCTCCTCTTGAATTTGTAGCAGGAAAAGGTCAAATTATTCCTGGTCTTGAAAAAGAAGTTGAAAAAATGGAAGTTGGAGAAGAAAAAACTGTTACAGTACCTGCAGCTGAAGCATACGGAGAATATAGAGAAGATATGATTCAAACTCTACCAAGAGATCAATTCGAAGGAATCGAACTTGAAAAAGGAATGACTCTTTATGGTCAAACTCCGGACGGACAAATGGTAGCTGTAACTGTAAAAGATTTTAACGATAAAGAAGTTACGATTGATTACAATCACCCGTTAGCAGGTGAAGATTTGACTTTTGATGTAAAAGTCGTAACAAAAAGAGAAGCTACTCCTGAAGAAACTTTAACAGGACAAGTTGGAGCGCAAGCTCAAGGCGGACACTGCGGAAGTGGAAACTGCGGATGCGGTCACTAA
- a CDS encoding tetratricopeptide repeat protein produces the protein MKKLLFFLPLFLLAEVNPFDVKISPQNANLLTPQEKAILQNKENIQKLQTRVDSLEKSINKITYKLVSYDETINNLNDKLQGFNTLLDEVNTAQNDIANLKRDVNQTKSDIEILKQKVASLENNVTAIQTTLKEIIRVQQIQNQNIESLKNSIKVLITELKQKQITPKEAMKKAKEYFYAGKLDKAKELFLYTLSKKYLPATSSYYLGEIAFNKHQYDIALGYYKKSVEFYPKKTSFTDRLLYHTAISFEKLGNNQAAKLTLQKLIHDFPKSKYAALAKKELEKLK, from the coding sequence ATGAAAAAACTTCTTTTTTTCCTGCCGTTATTTTTACTTGCTGAAGTAAATCCTTTTGATGTAAAAATCTCACCTCAAAATGCTAATTTATTAACTCCTCAAGAAAAAGCTATTTTACAAAATAAAGAAAATATCCAAAAGTTACAAACAAGAGTCGATTCCCTTGAAAAGTCAATCAATAAAATTACGTATAAATTAGTAAGTTATGACGAAACAATAAATAATTTAAATGATAAGCTTCAAGGTTTTAATACTTTACTTGATGAAGTTAATACGGCTCAAAATGATATAGCAAACTTAAAAAGAGATGTAAATCAAACGAAAAGTGATATAGAAATTTTAAAACAGAAAGTAGCCTCTCTTGAAAACAACGTAACGGCAATTCAAACGACTCTTAAAGAGATTATAAGAGTTCAACAAATTCAAAATCAAAATATAGAAAGTTTAAAAAACAGCATTAAAGTATTAATTACGGAATTGAAACAAAAACAAATTACTCCTAAAGAAGCAATGAAAAAAGCAAAAGAGTACTTTTATGCCGGAAAACTTGATAAAGCTAAAGAGTTATTTTTATATACGCTGTCTAAAAAATATTTACCGGCTACGAGTTCGTATTATTTGGGAGAAATCGCATTTAATAAACATCAATACGATATAGCGTTAGGATATTATAAAAAAAGTGTAGAGTTTTATCCTAAAAAAACTTCATTTACCGATAGATTATTATATCATACGGCAATATCTTTCGAAAAACTGGGTAATAATCAAGCTGCAAAGCTTACATTACAAAAATTAATTCACGATTTTCCAAAATCAAAGTATGCCGCTTTAGCAAAAAAAGAGTTGGAAAAACTAAAATAA
- a CDS encoding OmpA family protein, whose translation MKRTLLIGGVALAFFFAGCSKQPTLQNATETNQTATQTQTTENQTAANTAESVNTENAKVEEQNLQGMNVSVTQNNQQFAKKLASIVIYFDFDKYNIRPDQWPKVEELAKLIKENPSNYTVRIEGNCDEWGTEEYNYALGLKRANSVKNALIKLGVDPKKLTVISYGELNPVCTAHAKWCWRKNRRDNFTYLP comes from the coding sequence ATGAAAAGAACACTATTAATCGGTGGTGTAGCGCTGGCGTTTTTCTTTGCTGGATGTAGTAAGCAACCTACACTTCAAAACGCAACTGAAACAAACCAAACTGCAACTCAAACACAAACGACTGAAAATCAAACTGCGGCAAATACTGCGGAGAGCGTAAATACTGAAAATGCAAAAGTTGAAGAACAAAATCTTCAAGGAATGAATGTAAGCGTTACTCAAAATAATCAACAATTTGCAAAAAAACTTGCAAGTATAGTAATTTATTTCGATTTTGATAAATATAACATCAGACCTGATCAATGGCCTAAAGTTGAAGAACTTGCAAAATTAATCAAAGAAAATCCAAGCAATTATACTGTTAGAATCGAAGGTAACTGTGACGAGTGGGGTACTGAAGAGTATAACTATGCTCTAGGATTAAAAAGAGCGAACAGTGTTAAAAACGCTCTTATCAAACTTGGTGTTGATCCTAAAAAACTTACTGTAATCAGTTATGGTGAGTTAAATCCTGTATGTACGGCTCATGCTAAATGGTGCTGGAGAAAAAATAGAAGAGACAATTTTACATATCTTCCATAA